The proteins below are encoded in one region of Verrucomicrobiota bacterium:
- a CDS encoding methyltransferase — protein sequence MIRDRHFLTDRFLIVASLYESPKLLGEYLLLHYGGAEELRHEALPVDRAITDISFPVRCVRELLDPELLPSGASAFEAGCSVGASAFELARSCRRVDASDYSDSFINAAKKLQAEGRHDGVRLLEGSITTPFQAIVPPEIDRNRVSFSVQDATAHPQAMGPYDVVLAANLICRLPDPEAFLARLPSLVKPGGQLLLTTPFTWLEDYTPRERWIGGVDADRRSEEELIKRLSGEFKLHRRVNLPFLIREHERKYQLGIALGTSWIRL from the coding sequence TTGATCCGGGACAGGCACTTCCTAACTGATCGTTTCCTGATCGTGGCATCGCTCTACGAGTCGCCGAAACTCCTCGGGGAGTATCTCCTGCTTCATTATGGAGGAGCGGAGGAGTTGCGCCATGAGGCGCTTCCCGTTGATCGTGCAATCACGGATATTTCTTTTCCTGTCCGATGTGTGCGGGAACTGCTTGATCCAGAGCTGCTCCCTTCCGGTGCAAGTGCCTTCGAGGCGGGATGCTCCGTCGGGGCTTCTGCTTTCGAGCTCGCACGCTCCTGCCGCCGCGTCGATGCCAGCGACTATTCCGATTCCTTCATCAATGCCGCGAAGAAACTCCAGGCAGAAGGACGGCATGACGGAGTGCGTCTTCTCGAGGGATCAATCACTACGCCGTTTCAGGCCATCGTCCCGCCGGAGATCGACCGGAACAGAGTTTCGTTTTCCGTGCAGGATGCCACTGCTCATCCCCAGGCAATGGGTCCTTACGATGTAGTTCTGGCAGCCAACCTGATCTGCCGCCTTCCCGACCCCGAAGCCTTTCTTGCGCGATTGCCCTCACTCGTGAAACCAGGAGGACAACTCCTGCTCACCACTCCCTTCACCTGGCTGGAGGACTACACGCCGCGAGAGCGCTGGATCGGAGGTGTCGATGCTGATCGCCGCAGCGAGGAGGAACTCATCAAGAGGCTCTCGGGCGAGTTCAAGTTGCATCGGCGCGTCAATCTGCCATTCCTGATACGAGAGCATGAACGTAAATACCAACTCGGCATCGCCCTCGGGACCTCCTGGATCCGCCTCTAA
- a CDS encoding methyltransferase domain-containing protein — MNVNTNSASPSGPPGSASNPESKQADPVLDPVDWEARYQLGDTPWDEGYAAPALTEFLSKHPMQGEILVPGCGTGHDVRAIAMLGGRVLGLDLSETALRMARSAPHVAEESYEQANLFDLPESWTGRFDWVVEHTCFCAIPPSRRNDYLQAITRVLKPNGYYFGVFYMNPSAPQGPPHGTTREEISSLFDPGFELLEEWTPDEAFEGREGRELCQLRRKGFETISLLDC; from the coding sequence ATGAACGTAAATACCAACTCGGCATCGCCCTCGGGACCTCCTGGATCCGCCTCTAATCCGGAATCCAAGCAAGCCGATCCCGTTCTTGATCCCGTTGATTGGGAGGCACGCTACCAACTCGGTGACACTCCTTGGGACGAGGGATATGCGGCACCAGCCCTGACGGAATTCCTTTCCAAGCACCCGATGCAGGGAGAGATCCTCGTGCCGGGATGCGGAACTGGTCACGATGTGAGAGCCATCGCCATGCTCGGGGGAAGAGTTCTAGGCCTCGATCTCTCTGAGACCGCTCTCCGCATGGCGCGCAGTGCACCGCATGTGGCGGAAGAATCTTACGAGCAGGCTAACCTCTTTGACCTTCCGGAATCGTGGACCGGGCGCTTCGACTGGGTGGTGGAGCATACCTGCTTCTGCGCGATCCCTCCGTCACGGCGGAACGACTATCTCCAAGCCATCACCCGCGTACTGAAGCCCAACGGGTACTACTTCGGAGTTTTCTACATGAATCCCTCAGCTCCCCAGGGACCTCCGCATGGTACGACTAGGGAAGAAATCTCTTCACTCTTTGATCCGGGCTTTGAACTGCTTGAGGAATGGACGCCTGACGAGGCTTTTGAAGGACGCGAGGGAAGAGAACTTTGCCAGCTAAGAAGAAAAGGCTTTGAGACTATTAGTCTGTTAGACTGCTAG
- a CDS encoding four helix bundle protein — MRDHRKLRAFVLADELAIQIYQLTQKFPKEEMYGLTSQMRRAAVSVPSNIVEGCTREGEVEYLRFLEISFGSLRELHYQLSFAQRLGYCDPTLFLLCDSKSEETEKVLAALIRSIRRG; from the coding sequence ATGCGAGACCACAGAAAACTACGGGCATTCGTCCTGGCAGATGAACTCGCCATCCAGATCTATCAACTGACGCAAAAGTTCCCGAAGGAAGAGATGTATGGTCTCACGTCCCAGATGCGGAGAGCTGCGGTTTCAGTTCCGTCGAATATCGTGGAAGGATGCACCCGCGAAGGTGAAGTGGAATACCTCAGGTTCCTTGAGATATCATTCGGCTCCTTACGGGAGCTTCACTACCAGCTGAGCTTTGCACAGCGGCTCGGGTATTGTGATCCGACCCTCTTTCTACTTTGTGACTCAAAAAGCGAGGAAACTGAAAAAGTGCTCGCCGCACTGATCCGCTCCATCCGCCGAGGCTAA
- a CDS encoding copper-translocating P-type ATPase gives MSDCCHHDHSTHQPKPTKLGETAEGSLYTCPMHPEILRDKPGDCPKCGMALEPLIPTDDDSELRSLARRFWLSVILSLPVVILAMAPMLGMTLFHGSFMSLSGPLSEWLQLLLSLPVVLWCGAPIWAKGLRSFGSGHLNMFSLIVLGTGTAFLYSVVLLLFPSLLTHGSGLYFEASAVIMTLVLMGQWLEVKGRSKAGMALRQLLNLTPPIARLVEASGDRDVPAGSLRPHDRVRILPGEKLPSDGKVIEGWSTIDESMLTGEPLPVEKSVGSMVSAGTLNTSGSFIMNVTRTGAETALSRIIQLVAQAQRSQAPIQQLADRVAAVFVPVVLFISIVTFAVWMLLGPQPRLFAAITAAVSVIMIACPCALGLATPMALMVGIGRAASHGILVRSAEALQRLATVNLIALDKTGTLTEGRPSLVAIHAFGTLDEHRLLMLAAGAELGSEHPLARSIVTHASQQQIEFPEAASFQSFAGGGIEALVEKERILMGTTTFLAEQGVDTTPFGPLASDISGGLVAMAVNGMAAGLFIFQDTIRPSAKKLIGELRDLGVRVVMLTGDRASTAAAVAKELGIPEYRAGLSPEAKAREFAQWKAQGYRTAMAGDGINDSPSLALADASIAMGAGSDIAKETAGIILLRPSLEGIVSSIQLSRAILKIIRENLIFAFAYNILGIPIAAGALYPFFGILLSPMIAAAAMSLSSVSVIANSLRLRSIKI, from the coding sequence ATGAGCGACTGCTGCCACCACGATCATTCCACGCATCAGCCGAAGCCTACCAAGCTTGGTGAGACTGCTGAGGGTTCCCTCTACACCTGCCCGATGCACCCCGAGATACTTCGGGACAAGCCGGGCGACTGTCCGAAGTGCGGCATGGCCTTGGAGCCGCTGATCCCGACCGACGATGATTCGGAGTTAAGAAGTCTGGCCCGGAGATTCTGGCTTTCGGTCATCCTTTCTCTCCCGGTTGTGATTCTGGCGATGGCCCCGATGCTGGGGATGACTCTCTTCCATGGCTCCTTCATGTCTCTCTCAGGGCCTCTCTCCGAGTGGCTCCAGCTCCTGCTTTCGCTGCCCGTGGTGCTCTGGTGCGGTGCACCGATCTGGGCTAAGGGTTTGCGCTCATTCGGCTCGGGTCATCTGAACATGTTCTCACTGATCGTTCTGGGGACAGGGACCGCTTTTCTCTACAGCGTCGTGCTGCTACTTTTTCCAAGCCTTCTCACTCATGGCTCAGGTCTTTATTTCGAGGCCTCAGCGGTCATCATGACCCTTGTCCTGATGGGACAGTGGCTGGAGGTAAAGGGACGCTCAAAGGCCGGGATGGCCCTCAGGCAATTGCTGAACCTGACACCGCCGATCGCCCGGCTTGTTGAGGCTTCAGGCGATCGGGATGTGCCTGCCGGTTCGCTGCGTCCTCACGATCGAGTCCGCATCCTTCCCGGGGAAAAACTCCCCTCAGACGGGAAGGTGATCGAGGGATGGAGCACCATCGACGAGTCGATGCTTACCGGCGAGCCCCTGCCGGTGGAAAAATCAGTTGGCTCGATGGTCTCGGCCGGCACTCTGAACACTTCTGGAAGCTTCATCATGAACGTCACACGGACAGGCGCTGAAACGGCCCTCTCCCGGATCATCCAACTAGTAGCCCAGGCGCAGCGGAGCCAGGCACCGATCCAACAGCTCGCCGACCGGGTGGCTGCGGTTTTTGTTCCGGTCGTTCTCTTTATCAGTATCGTCACCTTCGCGGTCTGGATGTTGCTTGGGCCTCAGCCCCGTCTCTTTGCCGCCATCACGGCCGCAGTTTCCGTGATCATGATCGCCTGCCCGTGCGCTCTTGGTCTCGCCACGCCGATGGCCCTGATGGTCGGGATCGGCAGGGCTGCTTCCCACGGCATCCTTGTCCGTTCGGCTGAGGCCCTTCAGCGTCTGGCTACGGTGAATCTCATCGCTCTCGACAAGACGGGCACCCTGACCGAGGGGAGGCCGAGTCTTGTCGCAATCCACGCCTTCGGCACCTTGGATGAACACAGATTACTGATGCTGGCAGCAGGGGCGGAACTCGGGAGCGAGCATCCTCTCGCCAGATCCATCGTGACCCATGCGAGTCAGCAGCAGATTGAGTTTCCCGAGGCCGCCTCCTTCCAGTCTTTCGCAGGCGGAGGAATCGAGGCACTTGTCGAGAAGGAGCGGATCCTAATGGGAACGACGACATTCCTGGCTGAGCAGGGCGTCGACACGACTCCATTTGGCCCGCTGGCTTCCGATATCTCGGGCGGCTTGGTGGCCATGGCGGTTAATGGAATGGCTGCCGGCCTCTTCATCTTTCAGGACACGATCCGTCCTTCTGCAAAAAAGCTGATTGGGGAACTCCGGGATCTCGGTGTCCGGGTCGTCATGCTCACGGGAGATCGGGCAAGCACGGCCGCAGCGGTGGCCAAGGAACTCGGCATTCCCGAGTACAGGGCAGGCCTCTCGCCGGAGGCCAAGGCCCGTGAGTTTGCACAATGGAAAGCCCAGGGCTATCGCACCGCCATGGCCGGAGACGGTATCAACGACTCCCCCTCACTGGCTCTTGCCGATGCCTCGATTGCCATGGGTGCCGGATCAGACATCGCTAAGGAGACGGCAGGGATCATCCTGCTGCGACCCTCGCTCGAGGGGATTGTCTCCTCGATTCAACTCAGCCGAGCAATCCTCAAAATCATCCGTGAGAACCTCATCTTCGCCTTCGCCTACAACATCCTAGGCATCCCAATCGCGGCAGGAGCGCTCTACCCCTTCTTCGGCATCCTGCTAAGCCCGATGATCGCCGCCGCCGCCATGAGCCTCAGCTCCGTCTCGGTGATCGCGAATTCACTGAGATTGCGATCCATTAAAATCTGA
- a CDS encoding putative toxin-antitoxin system toxin component, PIN family, whose translation MKVILDTNVLVSGIFFSGVPYDILTAWRDGKVNLIVSPEILEEYRRVGEEMENKFPGVEVAPFLELLAIEATMVAAKPLIEAVCTDPDDDKFLACAIASKAKLICSGDKALLKTTGYRGIEVLTPRSFADRFLGK comes from the coding sequence GTGAAGGTTATTCTAGATACGAATGTGCTGGTTTCCGGGATCTTCTTCTCCGGAGTTCCCTACGACATCCTGACAGCCTGGCGAGACGGGAAGGTCAACCTGATTGTTTCTCCTGAAATCCTTGAGGAGTATCGCCGCGTGGGAGAGGAGATGGAGAATAAGTTCCCGGGTGTGGAGGTGGCTCCCTTTCTGGAACTACTTGCCATCGAGGCAACCATGGTGGCGGCAAAGCCACTTATTGAAGCGGTCTGCACCGACCCAGATGACGACAAGTTCCTAGCCTGTGCGATCGCATCCAAAGCAAAGCTGATTTGCAGTGGCGACAAGGCATTACTCAAGACCACGGGATACCGAGGGATTGAGGTGCTCACTCCCAGAAGTTTTGCAGACCGTTTTTTGGGAAAGTAA
- a CDS encoding AbrB/MazE/SpoVT family DNA-binding domain-containing protein produces MSLLATTRMSSKGQVVIPEEIRDRLHLSVGSQFVVIGEGDAIIFKTLAAPSMKDFDGLIQKARKQAKAAGIKPLDISKAVTTVRKGL; encoded by the coding sequence ATGAGCCTACTCGCCACCACCCGAATGTCCTCCAAGGGACAAGTTGTCATTCCAGAAGAAATCAGGGACAGGCTCCATCTCTCCGTGGGATCTCAGTTCGTGGTAATCGGGGAAGGCGACGCTATCATCTTCAAGACCCTTGCCGCTCCGTCCATGAAGGATTTTGACGGGTTGATCCAAAAGGCCCGCAAGCAGGCCAAGGCTGCGGGGATCAAACCATTGGATATTTCCAAAGCTGTCACGACTGTTCGTAAGGGGTTGTGA
- a CDS encoding HAD-IIA family hydrolase, producing the protein MNQRGYLLDMDGVIYRENHLLPGAGELIAHLLKSGTPFLFLTNNSVPTPDDLVVKLERLGIGGLIARHFYTSAMNTADFLAEMHPKCTAFVLGEAGLNAALQEARIPNDSLAPSYVIVGEGTPTTEKIVKAHEFIEKGARLIATNPDYWCPVKSDVTRPGAGALAAYLEASTGRRAYYLGKPNPYMFFRARRLLHRQTHEVMMVGDTMETDIRGAIEIGIQACLVLTGSTGIEDIGDYVYQPTCVMSGVDELLEEIRGNGRTDRLLSPTLRSINLKKTHGAKHHSESPLPRRQRPAMTR; encoded by the coding sequence ATGAATCAACGAGGCTATCTGCTGGATATGGATGGGGTGATTTACCGGGAGAACCATCTGCTTCCCGGCGCGGGAGAACTCATTGCTCACTTGCTCAAGTCGGGAACCCCCTTCCTGTTTCTGACGAACAATTCGGTTCCGACTCCGGACGATCTGGTGGTGAAGCTGGAGCGACTCGGTATTGGAGGGTTAATCGCCAGACACTTCTACACCTCCGCAATGAATACCGCCGATTTTCTTGCCGAGATGCATCCAAAATGCACGGCGTTTGTCCTTGGGGAGGCCGGGTTGAATGCAGCCCTGCAGGAAGCACGAATTCCGAACGATTCGTTGGCGCCGAGCTATGTGATTGTTGGGGAGGGGACGCCGACGACCGAGAAGATTGTCAAGGCGCACGAGTTCATCGAAAAGGGAGCCCGTCTCATCGCGACGAATCCGGACTACTGGTGCCCCGTGAAAAGCGATGTCACCCGTCCCGGAGCTGGCGCTCTGGCAGCTTATCTTGAGGCGAGCACGGGACGCAGGGCCTACTACCTGGGGAAGCCGAATCCCTACATGTTCTTCCGTGCCCGCAGGCTTCTGCACCGTCAGACCCACGAGGTGATGATGGTGGGGGACACGATGGAGACCGACATCCGCGGCGCGATCGAGATTGGCATCCAAGCCTGTCTGGTTCTCACCGGATCAACCGGGATCGAAGACATTGGCGATTATGTGTACCAGCCGACCTGCGTCATGTCCGGCGTCGACGAGTTGCTGGAGGAAATCAGGGGGAATGGTCGTACGGATCGCCTTTTAAGTCCCACCCTGAGAAGCATCAACTTGAAGAAAACTCACGGCGCCAAGCATCATTCGGAGTCTCCTCTCCCACGCCGTCAGCGACCGGCGATGACTCGCTAA
- a CDS encoding DUF971 domain-containing protein translates to MNPLSLTAVAPFGNELALSWSDGLEQFLALEMLRRACPCAVCCGEPDVMGRGDAPSRNYKPGSFELKGYEFVGGYGLKLSWADGHATGIFSYTLLRSL, encoded by the coding sequence TTGAATCCTCTATCACTCACTGCTGTCGCGCCGTTTGGCAACGAACTCGCCCTCTCATGGTCTGATGGTTTGGAGCAGTTCCTCGCTCTGGAGATGCTTCGCCGGGCCTGCCCCTGCGCTGTCTGCTGTGGTGAACCCGATGTGATGGGCCGCGGTGATGCTCCCTCGAGGAATTACAAACCGGGGAGCTTTGAGTTGAAGGGATATGAGTTTGTCGGAGGCTATGGGCTCAAGCTGAGTTGGGCGGATGGGCATGCGACGGGGATTTTCTCCTACACCCTACTTCGTTCTTTGTAA
- the argF gene encoding ornithine carbamoyltransferase, giving the protein MKHLLSIESLTAPEILEILDLAAKLKSTRGNSTHKLHQPLAGECWGLLFSKSSTRTRVSFEVGIRELGGDALFLSSSEIQLGRGEPIEDTARVLGRMIHGAVIRTFKQSDIETFAALSGIPTINALTDEEHPCQILADLQTIRELRGTLDGLKIAFIGDADCNMGRSWIWAAARLGFELRLACPELYCPPAELIARAQAAGGLISITENPEEAASGADILYTDVWVSMGKEEESEHRAAQFGPYQINDSIVAAAAPGAHVLHCLPAYRGKEITAEVFERHADAIFQQAENRLHAQKAVMTLLKS; this is encoded by the coding sequence ATGAAGCATCTTCTCTCCATTGAGTCGCTGACCGCACCCGAGATCCTGGAAATCCTCGATCTCGCCGCCAAGCTCAAGTCCACACGGGGCAACTCCACCCATAAGCTTCATCAACCATTGGCCGGAGAGTGCTGGGGGCTCCTCTTCTCCAAGTCATCGACCCGGACACGGGTCAGCTTCGAAGTCGGCATCCGGGAGCTAGGAGGTGATGCCCTCTTCCTCTCCTCGAGCGAAATCCAGCTCGGACGGGGTGAGCCGATCGAGGATACGGCTCGCGTGCTCGGGCGCATGATCCATGGAGCGGTGATCCGCACCTTTAAGCAGTCCGACATCGAGACCTTCGCCGCGCTCTCCGGCATCCCGACCATCAATGCCCTCACAGACGAGGAGCATCCCTGCCAGATCCTGGCTGACCTCCAGACGATCAGGGAACTCCGGGGAACACTCGACGGACTGAAGATTGCCTTCATCGGTGATGCCGATTGCAATATGGGCCGCTCCTGGATCTGGGCCGCGGCACGGCTCGGTTTCGAGCTGCGCCTCGCCTGCCCCGAGCTCTATTGCCCCCCTGCCGAGCTTATCGCCAGGGCCCAAGCGGCTGGGGGCTTGATCTCGATCACCGAGAATCCCGAGGAAGCCGCTAGCGGAGCCGACATCCTCTACACCGATGTCTGGGTCAGCATGGGCAAGGAAGAGGAGTCCGAGCATCGTGCCGCCCAGTTCGGCCCCTACCAGATCAATGACAGTATTGTGGCCGCGGCGGCACCCGGTGCTCATGTCCTCCACTGCCTGCCGGCCTACCGAGGCAAGGAGATCACCGCAGAGGTCTTCGAGCGCCACGCCGATGCCATCTTCCAGCAGGCCGAGAATCGTCTCCACGCTCAGAAGGCCGTGATGACCCTCCTGAAGTCGTAG
- the lnt gene encoding apolipoprotein N-acyltransferase codes for MTGEIQPQRAQLTWLPWGLALLSGLMVGGCFPPFECSGLSWLPWVALAPLCWALWISPRPASSKLWARQAFLLGWLCGTVSFLISLFWITTVTGLGWILLSLVVGLYHGLWGLFAGVVLRPIGNGGEGGKGGENEKNGDLSKAWLGNVRNIIVALLAAAGWVAVEWLRGTLFTGFGWNQLGVALRNCIPLIQIAGITGTAGLTFLCVLGSAIAAITLERLRREIRSGRPRPHVDFFAAIFLVVLLFGYGVKKISIQPPASTLLKISGIQGNVPVCDYWNVKCEGRIMEGYLSGSRKALAGDPDLVVWPEAATPRPLLLDEIIYNQVKDLASGTQADFLIGSVHYEQEPRGDHNSAILLTKHAESAQIYNKVHLVPFGEYVPFRHSFPLFSWIVGNKVPYDFDPGKGPALLELSVKPIKLGPLVCFEDTLGDLTRRSAKLGAQLLMTLTNDGWFEHSVATRQHLANAQLRTVETGLPMVRVADTGISCVIDRCGRIREMLAGPGGNTFIEGILQAEVQVPLHPEQTFYTLHGDLFAHVSLGLAIAASLAAFLTSRRRSQKGV; via the coding sequence ATGACTGGGGAAATTCAGCCTCAACGGGCCCAGTTGACTTGGCTTCCCTGGGGACTAGCCCTGCTCTCCGGACTCATGGTCGGCGGGTGTTTTCCTCCCTTTGAATGTAGCGGCCTCAGCTGGCTTCCCTGGGTCGCGCTTGCGCCTCTCTGCTGGGCGCTCTGGATTTCTCCCCGGCCTGCCTCGTCCAAGCTGTGGGCTCGCCAAGCCTTCCTGCTCGGCTGGCTTTGCGGAACCGTCTCCTTCCTGATCTCCCTCTTCTGGATCACGACAGTCACCGGTCTCGGCTGGATCCTGCTCTCACTAGTGGTCGGACTTTACCATGGCCTCTGGGGACTCTTTGCCGGTGTCGTCCTCCGTCCCATCGGTAATGGGGGGGAAGGAGGGAAGGGTGGAGAGAATGAAAAAAACGGAGATCTCTCCAAGGCCTGGCTTGGCAACGTGCGGAATATCATCGTTGCACTGCTCGCTGCCGCCGGCTGGGTGGCCGTCGAGTGGCTCCGGGGTACACTCTTCACCGGCTTTGGTTGGAATCAACTCGGTGTTGCCCTGCGCAACTGCATTCCGCTGATCCAGATCGCCGGCATCACCGGGACAGCAGGGCTGACCTTCCTCTGCGTGCTGGGCTCGGCCATCGCCGCCATCACCCTCGAGCGCCTGCGCCGGGAGATCCGCTCCGGCAGACCACGGCCGCATGTCGATTTCTTTGCCGCTATCTTCCTCGTGGTACTGCTCTTCGGCTACGGGGTTAAGAAGATCAGCATCCAACCGCCTGCAAGCACCTTACTGAAGATCTCGGGCATTCAGGGAAATGTGCCGGTCTGCGACTACTGGAATGTGAAGTGTGAGGGACGGATCATGGAAGGCTATCTGAGCGGGAGTCGGAAGGCCCTTGCCGGGGATCCCGATCTGGTGGTCTGGCCCGAGGCGGCCACGCCGCGCCCGCTCCTGCTGGACGAGATCATCTACAACCAGGTGAAGGACCTGGCCTCCGGCACGCAGGCCGACTTCCTGATAGGCAGCGTTCACTACGAGCAGGAGCCGCGGGGAGATCACAACTCCGCCATCCTGCTGACCAAGCACGCCGAATCGGCGCAGATCTACAACAAGGTCCACCTCGTTCCCTTCGGCGAATATGTCCCCTTCCGTCACAGCTTTCCTCTCTTCAGCTGGATCGTGGGGAACAAGGTCCCCTACGACTTTGATCCCGGCAAGGGTCCGGCCCTGCTGGAGCTCTCGGTGAAGCCGATCAAGCTCGGGCCGCTTGTTTGCTTCGAGGATACGCTGGGAGATCTGACGCGCCGTTCTGCGAAGCTTGGAGCGCAGCTCCTGATGACCCTGACCAACGACGGATGGTTCGAGCACTCCGTGGCGACCCGACAGCACCTCGCCAATGCCCAGCTTCGTACCGTGGAGACAGGACTGCCCATGGTACGCGTGGCCGATACGGGGATCAGCTGTGTGATCGACCGTTGCGGCAGGATTCGGGAGATGCTCGCGGGTCCCGGCGGGAACACCTTTATCGAGGGGATCCTGCAGGCCGAGGTGCAAGTTCCCCTCCATCCCGAACAGACCTTCTACACGCTTCATGGCGATCTCTTCGCCCATGTCAGCCTCGGCCTCGCGATCGCGGCTTCACTGGCGGCTTTTCTGACGTCACGGCGACGGTCTCAAAAAGGGGTGTGA
- a CDS encoding SRPBCC family protein, translated as MADFSLFERSVRLDASPAEVYAFHEDPRNITKISPPSLKVERVECKVPACVGDEFLLRIRQFGLPLEWIGFWEEAVPNERLVDGAKKSPFRHWRHHHLFQADVADINGGINGTIMTDRVEYALPFGVIGLLLDLTVMRVVFTLMFIARHRATKKFFTKGKTSGV; from the coding sequence ATGGCTGATTTTTCACTCTTTGAACGCAGTGTCCGGCTCGATGCTTCGCCCGCCGAGGTCTATGCCTTCCACGAGGATCCGCGTAATATCACGAAGATCTCGCCACCTTCGCTCAAGGTCGAGCGGGTGGAGTGCAAGGTTCCTGCTTGTGTCGGCGACGAGTTCCTCCTGCGTATCAGGCAATTCGGCCTTCCTCTAGAGTGGATCGGCTTCTGGGAGGAAGCTGTGCCGAACGAGCGGCTCGTGGATGGAGCGAAGAAGAGCCCCTTCCGGCATTGGCGCCATCATCACCTCTTCCAGGCCGATGTCGCTGATATCAACGGCGGGATCAATGGGACAATAATGACCGACCGAGTGGAGTATGCCCTGCCATTCGGTGTGATCGGGCTGCTGCTGGACCTGACGGTGATGAGAGTTGTCTTCACCCTGATGTTCATCGCGCGTCACCGGGCGACAAAGAAGTTTTTCACCAAGGGAAAAACTTCTGGGGTATAG
- a CDS encoding acyl carrier protein, producing MSEKTIEEKVRDIIVEQLGVTAEQVTINASFIEDLGADSLDTVELVMAFEEEFGVEVPDEDAEKLQKVGDVVKYIEGKQAK from the coding sequence ATGTCTGAAAAAACCATCGAAGAAAAAGTCCGCGACATCATCGTCGAACAGCTCGGAGTGACCGCTGAACAGGTCACCATCAACGCCTCCTTCATCGAGGATCTCGGAGCCGATTCCCTCGACACCGTCGAGCTCGTCATGGCCTTCGAAGAAGAATTCGGAGTCGAAGTTCCCGACGAGGACGCTGAGAAGCTCCAGAAGGTCGGCGATGTTGTGAAGTACATCGAGGGGAAGCAGGCCAAGTAA